In Maylandia zebra isolate NMK-2024a linkage group LG12, Mzebra_GT3a, whole genome shotgun sequence, a single genomic region encodes these proteins:
- the LOC112435681 gene encoding intermembrane lipid transfer protein VPS13A-like isoform X1, with translation MYVLVLGLDVLGNPFGLIRGLSEGVEDFFYEPYQGAIQGPEEFVEGMALGVKALVGGAVGGIAGAASRITGAMAKGVAAMTMDEEYQQKRREAMNKQPSGLREGLTRGGKGLVSGFVSGITGIVTKPIKGAQKEGAAGFFKGVGKGLVGAVARPTGGIIDMASSTFQGIKSTFIAHQGAAAHSLTQTV, from the exons ATGTATGTGCTGGTGCTGGGCCTCGATGTTCTTGGAAACCCATTTGGACTGATCAGAGGATTGTCAGAAGGGGTGGAGGATTTCTTTTATGAGCCCTATCAG ggAGCCATCCAGGGCCCTGAGGAGTTTGTTGAAGGAATGGCTCTTGGGGTTAAGGCGCTGGTGGGAGGAGCTGTAG GCGGTATTGCAGGTGCAGCCTCCAGGATAACAGGTGCCATGGCAAAGGGTGTCGCAGCGATGACAATGGATGAAGAGTACCAGCAGAAGAGACGAGAAGCTATGAACAAACAGCCCAGCGGTCTGAGAGAGGGGCTGACCAGGGGTGGAAAAGGACTGGTGTCT GGATTTGTCAGTGGGATCACAGGGATCGTTACCAAACCTATTAAAG GGGCCCAGAAAGAGGGGGCAGCGGGCTTTTTTAAAGGTGTTGGAAAAGGTTTGGTTGGTGCAGTAGCTCGACCAACAGGAGGCATTATTGACATGGCCAGCAGCACTTTCCAAGGGATCAAGAG TACCTTCATTGCCCACCAGGGGGCTGCAGCCCACAGCTTAACACAGACTGTATAA
- the LOC112435681 gene encoding intermembrane lipid transfer protein VPS13A-like isoform X2, which produces MYVLVLGLDVLGNPFGLIRGLSEGVEDFFYEPYQGAIQGPEEFVEGMALGVKALVGGAVGGIAGAASRITGAMAKGVAAMTMDEEYQQKRREAMNKQPSGLREGLTRGGKGLVSGFVSGITGIVTKPIKGAQKEGAAGFFKGVGKGLVGAVARPTGGIIDMASSTFQGIKRGLQPTA; this is translated from the exons ATGTATGTGCTGGTGCTGGGCCTCGATGTTCTTGGAAACCCATTTGGACTGATCAGAGGATTGTCAGAAGGGGTGGAGGATTTCTTTTATGAGCCCTATCAG ggAGCCATCCAGGGCCCTGAGGAGTTTGTTGAAGGAATGGCTCTTGGGGTTAAGGCGCTGGTGGGAGGAGCTGTAG GCGGTATTGCAGGTGCAGCCTCCAGGATAACAGGTGCCATGGCAAAGGGTGTCGCAGCGATGACAATGGATGAAGAGTACCAGCAGAAGAGACGAGAAGCTATGAACAAACAGCCCAGCGGTCTGAGAGAGGGGCTGACCAGGGGTGGAAAAGGACTGGTGTCT GGATTTGTCAGTGGGATCACAGGGATCGTTACCAAACCTATTAAAG GGGCCCAGAAAGAGGGGGCAGCGGGCTTTTTTAAAGGTGTTGGAAAAGGTTTGGTTGGTGCAGTAGCTCGACCAACAGGAGGCATTATTGACATGGCCAGCAGCACTTTCCAAGGGATCAAGAG GGGGCTGCAGCCCACAGCTTAA